One window of the Amycolatopsis mediterranei genome contains the following:
- a CDS encoding MFS transporter: MFASLRVRNYRLFFTGQVISNIGTWMQRIAQDWLVFTLSGNNPIALGVAVALQFTPTLFLSLWAGVLADRVDKRRLLTWIQAAACSQAVILGVLDLSGIAALWHVYVLCFTLGVTAALEVPTRQSFVAEMVGRDQVTNAVALNSSIFNMARIVGPAIAGFAITWIGTGWLFIANALSTVAVIFGLILMNPDKLFRVAAVPREKGQLAEGLRYVRRRSDLMTVMVLVLFVSTFGITYFSSLPIVAANVFHTAADGYGLLSTLVAGGTFTGALMSARRGTKGRPRVRLMLVSAFFLGVFELLTAFMPTYLTFGLGLIPLGFATMTFLNTANALVQTSVSPEMRGRVMGLYVLVLIGGNPIGGPMVGWMAQEFGGRSPFYIGGAVSAVAAVVCAVVLIRRGGISWPVTRGLGLRVLKGTKV; encoded by the coding sequence ATGTTCGCCTCGCTGCGCGTCCGCAACTACCGGCTGTTCTTCACCGGCCAGGTCATCTCGAACATCGGCACCTGGATGCAGCGCATCGCCCAGGACTGGCTGGTGTTCACCCTCAGCGGCAACAACCCGATCGCCCTCGGGGTCGCGGTCGCGCTGCAGTTCACGCCGACGCTGTTCCTCTCGCTCTGGGCCGGTGTCCTCGCCGACCGCGTCGACAAGCGGCGGCTGCTCACCTGGATCCAGGCCGCGGCGTGTTCGCAGGCCGTCATCCTCGGCGTGCTCGACCTGAGCGGGATCGCCGCGCTGTGGCACGTCTACGTCCTGTGCTTCACCCTCGGCGTGACGGCGGCGCTGGAAGTGCCGACGCGGCAGTCGTTCGTCGCCGAGATGGTGGGCCGCGACCAGGTCACGAACGCCGTCGCGCTGAACTCGTCGATCTTCAACATGGCGCGGATCGTCGGCCCGGCGATCGCCGGGTTCGCGATCACCTGGATCGGCACCGGCTGGCTGTTCATCGCGAACGCGCTCAGCACGGTCGCGGTGATCTTCGGCCTGATCCTGATGAACCCGGACAAGCTGTTCCGCGTCGCGGCCGTGCCGCGCGAGAAGGGGCAGCTGGCCGAGGGCTTGCGGTACGTCCGCCGTCGTTCGGATCTGATGACCGTGATGGTGCTGGTGTTGTTCGTCAGCACGTTCGGCATCACCTACTTCAGCTCCCTGCCGATCGTCGCGGCGAACGTGTTCCACACCGCGGCCGACGGCTACGGCCTGCTGTCGACGCTGGTCGCGGGCGGCACCTTCACCGGCGCGCTGATGTCCGCGCGCCGGGGCACCAAGGGGCGGCCGCGGGTGCGGCTGATGCTGGTGTCCGCGTTCTTCCTCGGCGTGTTCGAGCTGCTCACGGCGTTCATGCCGACGTACCTGACGTTCGGCCTCGGCCTGATCCCGCTCGGCTTCGCCACGATGACCTTCCTCAACACCGCGAACGCGCTGGTGCAGACGTCGGTCAGCCCGGAGATGCGGGGCCGCGTGATGGGCTTGTACGTGCTGGTGCTGATCGGCGGCAACCCGATCGGCGGCCCGATGGTCGGGTGGATGGCCCAGGAGTTCGGCGGGCGGTCTCCGTTCTACATCGGCGGGGCGGTCTCGGCCGTGGCCGCGGTCGTGTGTGCGGTGGTGCTGATCCGGCGGGGCGGGATCTCCTGGCCGGTCACGCGCGGCCTGGGGCTGCGGGTGCTCAAGGGGACGAAGGTCTGA
- a CDS encoding NCS2 family permease — MAEQETTRTGTSTLDRFFKITERGSTVPRELRGGLVTFVTMAYIVVLNPLIIGSFSADDAGAHKDVLGGILPVPQVAAVTALVAGVMTILMGLVANYPFAIATGLGINSLVAVTIAPQMTWPEAMGLVVIEGVIIVLLVLTGFRTAVFRAVPAALKSAIAVGIGVFICLIGLVDAGFVRRLPDAAHTTVPVGLGINGSIASWPTAVFVVGLLITGILVVRKVKGAILIGVLTSTVLAVVVEAIVKAGPSKGTNPKGWNLGYPALPDQVLGLPNLSLVGDVSFGAWTRLPIITVCLLVFTLVLADFFDAMGTMTGLAKEADLLPADGQLPNVGKALFVEGLAGAAGGFGSASSNTVFVESASGIAEGARTGLANVVTGVLFIAAMFLTPLYQVVPVEAAAPALVVVGAMLMSQVRDIDFTDYSIALPAFLTIVVMPFTYSIANGIGAGFVSYVVIRAATGKARQVHPLMWVIALAFVAYFAVGPLQAAFR, encoded by the coding sequence ATGGCGGAGCAGGAGACGACCCGCACCGGGACGTCCACACTGGACCGGTTCTTCAAGATCACCGAGCGGGGGTCGACCGTGCCGCGCGAACTGCGCGGCGGTCTGGTCACCTTCGTCACGATGGCCTACATCGTGGTGTTGAACCCGCTGATCATCGGCAGCTTCTCGGCCGACGACGCCGGTGCGCACAAGGACGTCCTCGGCGGCATCCTGCCGGTGCCGCAGGTCGCCGCGGTGACCGCGCTGGTCGCCGGGGTGATGACCATCCTCATGGGCCTGGTTGCGAACTACCCGTTCGCCATCGCGACCGGCCTGGGCATCAACAGCCTGGTCGCGGTCACCATCGCCCCGCAGATGACCTGGCCCGAGGCGATGGGCCTGGTGGTCATCGAGGGCGTGATCATCGTGCTGCTGGTGCTCACCGGGTTCCGCACCGCGGTGTTCCGGGCCGTGCCGGCCGCGCTGAAGTCCGCGATCGCCGTCGGCATCGGCGTGTTCATCTGCCTGATCGGCCTGGTCGACGCCGGGTTCGTGCGCCGGCTGCCGGACGCCGCGCACACCACCGTCCCGGTCGGCCTCGGCATCAACGGCTCGATCGCCTCGTGGCCGACCGCCGTGTTCGTCGTCGGCCTGCTGATCACCGGCATCCTGGTCGTCCGGAAGGTCAAGGGCGCGATCCTGATCGGCGTGCTGACGTCGACGGTGCTGGCCGTCGTCGTCGAGGCGATCGTCAAGGCCGGGCCGTCGAAGGGCACGAACCCGAAGGGCTGGAACCTCGGCTACCCGGCGCTGCCGGACCAGGTGCTCGGCCTGCCGAACCTCTCGCTCGTCGGCGACGTCTCCTTCGGCGCCTGGACGCGGCTGCCGATCATCACCGTCTGCCTGCTGGTGTTCACGCTGGTCCTGGCCGACTTCTTCGACGCCATGGGCACCATGACCGGCCTCGCGAAGGAGGCCGACCTGCTCCCGGCGGACGGTCAGCTCCCCAACGTCGGCAAGGCGCTGTTCGTCGAGGGCCTCGCGGGCGCGGCCGGCGGGTTCGGCTCGGCCAGCTCGAACACCGTGTTCGTCGAGTCGGCGTCCGGTATCGCCGAAGGCGCGCGGACGGGCCTGGCGAACGTCGTCACCGGCGTGCTCTTCATCGCCGCGATGTTCCTGACCCCGCTCTACCAGGTGGTGCCGGTCGAGGCGGCCGCGCCGGCGCTGGTCGTGGTCGGCGCGATGCTGATGTCGCAGGTCCGCGACATCGACTTCACCGACTACTCGATCGCGCTGCCCGCGTTCCTGACCATCGTCGTCATGCCGTTCACCTACTCGATCGCGAACGGCATCGGCGCCGGGTTCGTCAGCTACGTCGTGATCCGCGCCGCCACCGGCAAGGCCCGCCAGGTGCACCCGCTGATGTGGGTCATCGCGCTGGCCTTCGTGGCGTACTTCGCGGTCGGGCCGCTGCAGGCGGCGTTCCGGTGA
- a CDS encoding TetR/AcrR family transcriptional regulator produces MPKILGESLEAHRREVRSRVFDVLRAQLYERGFDAITLAGVASAAGVGRTALYNHFPDKESLLVAFVEDEAAQYVTRLTEAVEAQADPVDQLATFVRLQLRVLAEYHMPPGTALASALAPAAYRRISAHADPITDRLRAILAGGVDLGRWPAEDPDVLIPMITAALGNRTLVDGPAGQLEEVVEAAVRFVLRAVGATV; encoded by the coding sequence ATGCCGAAGATTCTCGGTGAGTCGCTGGAGGCGCACCGGCGGGAGGTGCGGTCGCGGGTCTTCGACGTCCTGCGTGCGCAGCTCTACGAGCGCGGCTTCGACGCGATCACCCTCGCCGGCGTCGCGTCGGCGGCCGGGGTGGGCCGGACCGCGCTGTACAACCACTTCCCCGACAAGGAGAGCCTGCTCGTCGCGTTCGTCGAGGACGAAGCGGCCCAATACGTCACGCGGCTGACCGAAGCCGTCGAGGCCCAGGCCGATCCGGTGGACCAGCTGGCCACCTTCGTCCGGCTGCAGCTGCGGGTGCTGGCCGAGTACCACATGCCACCCGGCACGGCGCTGGCGTCGGCACTGGCCCCGGCGGCGTACCGCCGCATCAGCGCCCACGCCGACCCGATCACCGACCGCCTGCGCGCGATCCTCGCCGGCGGCGTCGACCTGGGCCGCTGGCCGGCCGAGGACCCGGACGTCCTGATCCCGATGATCACCGCGGCGCTGGGCAACCGCACCCTGGTCGACGGGCCGGCCGGGCAGCTCGAAGAGGTGGTCGAGGCCGCGGTCCGGTTCGTCCTGCGTGCGGTCGGCGCCACGGTTTAG
- a CDS encoding superoxide dismutase translates to MARYELPDLDYDYSALAPHISGEINELHHTKHHATYVKGANDTLDKLAEARDAGDFGSIVGLETTLAFNLAGHANHVVWWKILSPEGGDKPTGELAAAIDEAFGSFDKFKAQFTAVSTTIQGNGWGALSWDPIGKTLITQQLRDHHNNLILPTVPILLVDVWEHAFYLDYKNVKPDYVKALWNIFNWAEISKRFDNAVAGGNGLLLG, encoded by the coding sequence ATGGCCCGCTACGAGCTCCCCGATCTCGACTACGACTACAGCGCCCTGGCGCCCCACATCTCCGGCGAGATCAACGAGCTGCACCACACCAAGCACCACGCGACCTACGTCAAGGGCGCGAACGACACGCTCGACAAGCTCGCCGAGGCCCGCGACGCAGGTGACTTCGGCTCGATCGTCGGCCTGGAGACCACGCTGGCCTTCAACCTGGCCGGCCACGCCAACCACGTCGTGTGGTGGAAGATCCTGTCGCCGGAAGGCGGCGACAAGCCGACCGGCGAGCTGGCCGCGGCGATCGACGAGGCGTTCGGCTCCTTCGACAAGTTCAAGGCGCAGTTCACCGCCGTCTCGACCACGATCCAGGGCAACGGCTGGGGCGCGCTCTCCTGGGACCCGATCGGCAAGACGCTGATCACCCAGCAGCTGCGCGACCACCACAACAACCTGATCCTGCCGACCGTGCCGATCCTGCTGGTCGACGTCTGGGAGCACGCGTTCTACCTGGACTACAAGAACGTGAAGCCGGACTACGTCAAGGCCCTGTGGAACATCTTCAACTGGGCCGAGATCAGCAAGCGCTTCGACAACGCCGTCGCGGGCGGCAACGGCCTGCTGCTCGGCTGA
- a CDS encoding arylamine N-acetyltransferase family protein, with protein MDIDAYLDRLGVGRPAAPDLATLRHLQERHLAAVPFENLSIHLGEPVVLDEEALFAKIVGRRRGGFCYELNGLFAALLRALGHDATLHAAQVFHADGTLGPPLDHAAIVVSLDSENWLVDVGFGRFARHPLSLSAVDGQPDPDGEFLVLDAPHGDFDVLLDGKPQYRLERRPRPLADFVPMAWWQTTSPESPFTRSLTCSRPTSQGRVTLAGDKLIETVDGVRNEVPLPTPEAIHAAYRVYFGMALTRLPVPPGGSPLTHGAPQPDTALT; from the coding sequence ATGGACATCGACGCGTACCTGGACCGCCTCGGCGTCGGCCGCCCGGCGGCGCCCGACCTCGCGACGCTGCGCCACCTGCAGGAGCGCCACCTGGCCGCGGTGCCGTTCGAGAACCTGAGCATTCACCTCGGAGAGCCGGTCGTCCTCGACGAGGAGGCGTTGTTCGCGAAGATCGTGGGCCGCCGGCGAGGCGGATTCTGCTACGAGCTGAACGGTTTGTTCGCCGCGTTGCTGCGCGCGCTGGGCCATGACGCCACGCTGCACGCGGCCCAGGTCTTCCACGCCGACGGCACGCTCGGCCCCCCGCTGGACCACGCGGCGATCGTCGTCTCCCTCGACTCCGAGAACTGGCTGGTGGACGTCGGCTTCGGCCGGTTCGCCCGGCACCCGCTGAGCCTGTCCGCCGTGGACGGCCAACCGGACCCCGACGGCGAGTTCCTGGTGCTGGACGCACCGCACGGCGACTTCGACGTCCTGCTGGACGGCAAGCCGCAGTACCGCCTGGAGCGCCGCCCGCGCCCGCTCGCCGACTTCGTGCCGATGGCGTGGTGGCAGACGACGTCACCGGAGTCCCCCTTCACCCGCTCGTTGACCTGCTCTCGCCCGACGTCGCAGGGCCGGGTGACCTTGGCGGGCGACAAGCTGATCGAGACGGTCGACGGCGTCCGCAACGAGGTTCCGCTGCCGACTCCCGAGGCGATCCACGCGGCATACCGCGTGTACTTCGGGATGGCTCTGACGCGCCTGCCGGTGCCACCGGGCGGGAGCCCCTTGACGCACGGCGCGCCCCAGCCGGACACTGCCCTGACGTGA
- a CDS encoding DUF2530 domain-containing protein codes for MRHTPELPKRLTDLTPVVIVGTSIWAVALVVLFFTTSGLWVQTALSGFALGFVGLAIIAWQRAAARRGSKSAQRL; via the coding sequence TTGCGGCACACGCCGGAGCTGCCCAAGAGGCTCACCGACCTGACGCCGGTGGTGATCGTAGGCACCTCGATCTGGGCTGTCGCGCTGGTGGTGCTCTTCTTCACGACTTCGGGTTTGTGGGTGCAGACGGCGCTGTCCGGTTTCGCGCTCGGTTTCGTCGGCCTGGCGATCATCGCCTGGCAGCGCGCCGCCGCCCGCCGCGGGTCGAAGTCGGCCCAGCGGCTCTGA
- a CDS encoding MarR family winged helix-turn-helix transcriptional regulator, translating to MSGDTHERSLASRLRLAVVRLNRRLRAQRVGDDLTLTQVAALSTLHKCGALTPGQLAAKEGVQPPSMTRVIAALEELGFVERRPHPTDGRQAIVELSESGLAYVKKAISVREAWLDRQLAELGDEEREVLSKAAEIIDRMAGN from the coding sequence ATGTCCGGCGACACGCACGAACGCTCCTTGGCGAGCCGTCTGCGTCTCGCGGTGGTCCGGCTCAACCGCCGGCTGCGGGCACAGCGCGTCGGGGACGACCTCACGCTGACGCAGGTCGCCGCGCTGTCCACCCTGCACAAGTGCGGTGCGCTGACCCCCGGTCAGCTCGCCGCGAAGGAAGGCGTCCAGCCACCTTCGATGACGAGGGTGATCGCCGCGCTCGAGGAGCTGGGGTTCGTCGAGCGGCGCCCGCACCCGACCGATGGCAGGCAAGCCATCGTCGAGCTGTCCGAGAGTGGGCTGGCCTACGTGAAGAAGGCCATCTCCGTGCGGGAGGCGTGGCTGGACCGGCAATTGGCGGAACTCGGCGACGAAGAGCGTGAAGTGCTCTCCAAAGCCGCCGAAATCATCGACAGGATGGCGGGGAACTAA
- a CDS encoding glutamate-cysteine ligase family protein yields MGMDLEAQSFNTLDRGRYRRKVQRCLDTLARMLTDGSFSFPRKNIGLEVELNLVDRELRPSMTNTAVLEALDDPSFTTELGQHNIELNVPPRPLAGDSALQLEGDLRAYLDTAATKARDTGSSLAMIGILPTLKHEHFDQKWLTNKTRYSTLNDQIFAARGERTVLAMEGVPLPGRQPERLRSYAESILPEAACTSVQLHLQVAPEEFAAHWNAAQCLAGLQIALASNSPFLLGKALWHETRIPLFLQATDTRPEELKNQGVRPRVWFGERWITSIFDLFEENVRYFPGLLPETDAEDPIEALDAGQAPKLTELRMHNGTIWRWNRPVYDVVDGLPHLRVENRVLPAGPTVVDTVANAAFFYGAQRALAEAERPVWSQMSFQAAEENFYAGARRGFDGQLYWPGIGWIPPDELALRVLLPLAHEGLRRSDVSDEARERYLGIIERRCLARRTGATWQRDYVLRAQERGLDREAALSLMLGRYLELSESGEPVHTWPVAD; encoded by the coding sequence ATGGGGATGGACCTCGAGGCTCAGTCGTTCAACACGCTGGACCGAGGAAGGTACCGCCGCAAGGTGCAGCGCTGTCTGGACACGCTGGCCCGCATGCTCACCGACGGCAGTTTTTCGTTCCCCCGCAAGAACATCGGCCTCGAAGTCGAGCTGAACCTCGTCGACCGCGAGCTGCGCCCGTCGATGACGAACACCGCGGTGCTGGAGGCGCTCGACGACCCGTCGTTCACCACCGAGCTGGGTCAGCACAACATCGAGCTGAACGTCCCGCCGCGGCCGCTGGCGGGCGATTCCGCGCTCCAGCTCGAAGGCGACCTGCGCGCGTACCTCGACACCGCGGCGACGAAGGCCCGTGACACCGGCTCGTCGCTGGCGATGATCGGCATCCTGCCGACGTTGAAGCACGAGCACTTCGACCAGAAGTGGCTCACCAACAAGACCCGGTACTCCACGCTGAACGACCAGATCTTCGCCGCGCGCGGCGAACGCACGGTGCTCGCCATGGAAGGCGTGCCGCTGCCGGGCCGGCAGCCCGAACGCCTGCGCAGCTACGCGGAGTCGATCCTGCCGGAGGCCGCCTGCACCAGCGTGCAGCTGCACCTGCAGGTCGCGCCCGAGGAGTTCGCCGCGCACTGGAACGCGGCGCAGTGCCTGGCCGGGCTGCAGATCGCGCTCGCGTCGAATTCGCCGTTCCTGCTCGGCAAAGCGCTGTGGCACGAGACGCGGATCCCGCTGTTCCTGCAGGCGACCGACACCCGGCCGGAGGAGCTGAAGAACCAGGGCGTGCGGCCGCGGGTGTGGTTCGGCGAGCGCTGGATCACGTCGATCTTCGACCTGTTCGAGGAGAACGTCCGCTACTTCCCCGGCCTGCTCCCGGAAACCGACGCCGAAGACCCGATCGAGGCGCTCGACGCGGGCCAGGCGCCGAAGCTCACCGAGCTGCGCATGCACAACGGCACCATCTGGCGCTGGAACCGTCCGGTGTACGACGTCGTCGACGGCCTGCCGCACCTGCGCGTGGAGAACCGGGTGCTGCCGGCCGGCCCGACCGTGGTCGACACGGTGGCGAACGCGGCCTTCTTCTACGGCGCCCAGCGCGCGCTGGCCGAGGCGGAACGCCCGGTGTGGAGCCAGATGTCGTTCCAGGCCGCCGAGGAAAACTTCTACGCGGGCGCGCGGCGGGGCTTCGACGGGCAGCTGTACTGGCCGGGCATCGGCTGGATCCCGCCGGACGAGCTGGCGCTGCGCGTGCTGCTGCCGCTCGCCCACGAGGGCCTGCGCCGCTCCGACGTCTCCGACGAGGCCCGCGAGCGCTACCTCGGGATCATCGAGCGCCGGTGCCTGGCGCGGCGGACCGGGGCGACCTGGCAACGCGACTACGTCCTGCGCGCGCAGGAACGCGGGCTGGATCGCGAGGCGGCGCTGAGCCTGATGCTGGGGCGCTACCTGGAGCTGTCCGAGTCGGGCGAGCCGGTGCACACGTGGCCGGTGGCCGATTGA
- a CDS encoding sacsin N-terminal ATP-binding-like domain-containing protein: MTGDTPEPGDPFGTARLREATLRSWRDSPTRLTEDTNVERDLRVGAYRDRLFVELAQNAADAAMAAGTPGRVRVSLVDSELRFANTGAPLDARGVASLASLRASGKTGDTVGRFGVGFAAVRTVSDEPRVVSGTGGVAFSAERTRQAAGIEGDVPVLRLPWPVLADVPPGFDTEVRLPLRDGVDGQTLLDELARDVADLLLALPWLGEFDVDGRVWTREADGDFVEIRGPERETRWLTHRGDVVWAVPVGADGAPRPLAEDVLHAPTPTDDGLSLPARLLASVPVEPSRRRALPGPELAQALEAAAKEYVGLVRLLPAGQRFALVPVPGFPKSTVDNKLRDEVLAALAVEPWLSTRDGKEVAGRQARVLDVDVPGLPALLVDLVPGLVEGPAQVLKAVSGQVIGIEEVLDTLTGVTRDPGWWRELYAALAIAVESHALAAERLDGLPVPLSDGRTLPGARGCLLVEGSAELLDLLSDVDIPGLRLVHPAASHPLLERLGAKHADARELLNADQLRDAVERSVEDIQSGLDGTTLAGAVLRLIADCGDDAPRWVGALALPGTDTWRRADELVLPTSPLLDIFDEEVFEEDGAMDVLDEDFAGDWPQSTLEAAGVLDSFAVVVDDEPHEPDHDLPDEEAWWDSRPEPPSTLVAIRDLDLVADDAWPAALRLLAARPETWHALRVPHGHAAWWIAQYAVLDGAAPNEWRLPEADLAGLFDEVPDVGLNDDLLGIAGVRADLTLSSVDEARDLLDRLADPGRVVSAGLTTRAYDALVESGMDPGVPRAVRAADGSVVDDALVLDVPWVAGALEPGQYVVAPEDPERLADLLDLPLASGAPAEVTSEGEYAPWAELPALKLVADQLGIRLPDGGVLVHDQLTVRIEGAEHDVQWWSDDRLHAADTSEGLARAFAWAAGRWPDRHLITALLDDPSPRTLLA, encoded by the coding sequence GTGACCGGCGACACCCCTGAGCCGGGCGATCCGTTCGGGACCGCGCGGCTGCGTGAGGCCACCCTGCGCTCCTGGCGGGACTCGCCCACCCGGCTCACCGAAGACACCAACGTCGAGCGGGACCTCCGGGTCGGCGCCTACCGGGATCGGCTCTTCGTCGAGCTCGCGCAGAACGCCGCCGATGCCGCCATGGCCGCCGGCACGCCCGGGCGGGTTCGGGTGTCCCTTGTGGACTCCGAACTGCGGTTCGCCAACACCGGCGCTCCGCTCGACGCCCGCGGGGTGGCCTCGCTCGCCTCGCTGCGGGCCTCCGGCAAGACCGGTGACACCGTCGGGCGCTTCGGGGTCGGGTTCGCCGCCGTGCGGACCGTCTCCGACGAGCCGCGCGTCGTCTCCGGCACCGGTGGGGTCGCCTTCTCCGCCGAACGCACCCGGCAAGCCGCCGGGATCGAGGGGGACGTTCCCGTCCTGCGGCTCCCGTGGCCCGTTCTCGCCGACGTGCCGCCCGGCTTCGACACCGAAGTCCGGCTGCCGCTGCGGGACGGCGTCGACGGGCAAACCCTTCTCGACGAACTCGCCCGGGACGTCGCCGATCTGCTGCTGGCCCTGCCCTGGCTGGGGGAATTCGACGTCGACGGTCGCGTTTGGACCCGCGAAGCCGATGGTGACTTCGTCGAAATCCGGGGTCCGGAACGGGAAACGCGCTGGCTGACTCATCGCGGCGATGTCGTGTGGGCCGTCCCGGTCGGCGCCGACGGTGCGCCCCGGCCGCTCGCCGAGGACGTTCTGCACGCCCCGACGCCCACCGACGACGGGCTGTCGCTGCCCGCCCGGCTGCTCGCCTCGGTTCCGGTCGAGCCGTCGCGACGTCGCGCGCTGCCCGGACCCGAACTGGCGCAAGCGCTCGAGGCCGCGGCGAAGGAATACGTCGGGCTCGTCCGGCTGCTGCCGGCCGGGCAACGGTTTGCGCTCGTCCCGGTGCCGGGGTTCCCCAAGTCCACTGTGGACAACAAGCTGCGTGACGAAGTCCTGGCCGCTCTCGCGGTGGAACCGTGGCTGTCCACTCGGGATGGCAAGGAAGTCGCCGGCCGTCAGGCCCGGGTGCTCGACGTCGACGTGCCCGGCCTGCCCGCGCTGCTCGTCGATCTCGTGCCCGGCCTGGTCGAAGGACCCGCGCAAGTCCTCAAAGCCGTTTCGGGGCAAGTGATCGGCATCGAAGAGGTGCTGGACACGCTCACCGGCGTCACGCGCGATCCGGGCTGGTGGCGGGAACTCTACGCGGCCCTGGCGATCGCCGTCGAGTCGCACGCGCTCGCCGCCGAACGGCTGGACGGCCTGCCCGTTCCGCTGTCGGACGGCCGGACGCTGCCGGGTGCCCGCGGCTGCCTGCTCGTCGAAGGCTCGGCCGAACTGCTCGACCTGCTGTCCGATGTGGACATCCCGGGGCTGCGGCTGGTGCACCCCGCCGCCTCGCACCCGCTCCTGGAACGCTTGGGTGCCAAGCACGCCGACGCTCGCGAGCTGCTCAACGCCGATCAGCTGCGTGACGCCGTCGAGCGCAGTGTCGAGGATATTCAGTCCGGTTTGGACGGTACTACGCTCGCGGGCGCCGTGCTGCGGCTGATCGCCGACTGCGGCGACGACGCCCCGCGCTGGGTCGGTGCGCTCGCCCTGCCCGGCACCGACACCTGGCGCCGGGCCGACGAACTCGTCCTGCCGACGTCGCCGCTGCTCGACATCTTCGACGAAGAGGTCTTCGAGGAAGACGGGGCGATGGACGTCCTCGACGAGGACTTCGCCGGTGACTGGCCACAAAGCACGCTCGAAGCCGCCGGTGTGCTCGACTCCTTCGCGGTGGTCGTCGACGACGAGCCGCACGAGCCCGACCACGACCTGCCCGACGAGGAAGCCTGGTGGGACTCGCGGCCGGAGCCGCCGTCGACGCTCGTCGCGATCCGGGACCTCGATCTCGTCGCCGACGACGCCTGGCCCGCCGCCCTGCGCCTGCTCGCGGCGCGACCCGAGACGTGGCACGCCCTGCGCGTGCCGCACGGGCACGCCGCCTGGTGGATCGCGCAGTACGCCGTGCTCGACGGGGCCGCGCCGAACGAATGGCGGCTGCCGGAGGCCGACCTGGCCGGGCTCTTCGACGAGGTTCCCGATGTCGGCCTCAACGATGACCTCCTCGGGATTGCCGGTGTCCGCGCGGACCTCACCCTGTCCAGTGTGGACGAGGCGAGAGACCTCCTCGACCGGCTCGCCGACCCGGGCCGCGTGGTCTCGGCCGGGTTGACCACGCGCGCCTACGACGCCCTCGTCGAGTCCGGAATGGACCCCGGCGTGCCGCGGGCCGTCCGGGCCGCGGACGGGTCCGTTGTGGACGATGCGCTGGTCCTGGACGTGCCGTGGGTCGCCGGGGCGCTCGAGCCCGGCCAGTACGTGGTCGCCCCCGAGGACCCGGAGCGGCTCGCGGACCTGCTCGACCTGCCGCTCGCGAGCGGCGCCCCCGCCGAGGTGACCAGCGAGGGCGAGTACGCGCCTTGGGCCGAGCTCCCCGCGCTGAAGCTCGTCGCGGACCAGCTCGGCATCCGGCTCCCGGACGGCGGCGTGCTGGTGCACGACCAGCTCACCGTGCGCATCGAGGGCGCCGAACACGACGTCCAGTGGTGGTCCGACGACCGGCTGCACGCGGCCGACACGTCGGAGGGCCTGGCGCGCGCGTTCGCCTGGGCGGCCGGGCGCTGGCCCGACCGGCACCTGATCACGGCGCTGCTCGACGACCCCTCGCCGCGGACGCTGCTGGCGTAA
- a CDS encoding heme oxygenase (biliverdin-producing), translated as MSVTTDARPFSATLRASTLEVHDRANYSTYMRALLGGELTRDGYAQLAIQYYFVYGAIEAASDAMAGDRVGGEFVFDELRRLPLLERDLAHLVGPDWRATISPLAPTREYVARIREASSWAGGYVAHHYTRYLGDIAGGQVIRRTLEKNYDVAEAGALFYHFDGIGSAPRFRDQYRAKLDNAPWDDAERARVIDETLVAFECNGAVFDELALRLDEFRA; from the coding sequence ATGTCGGTGACCACGGACGCCCGCCCCTTCTCGGCGACCTTGCGCGCGTCGACCCTCGAAGTGCACGACCGGGCGAACTACTCGACGTACATGCGTGCCCTGCTCGGCGGGGAGCTGACGCGCGACGGCTACGCCCAGCTCGCGATCCAGTACTACTTCGTCTACGGCGCGATCGAAGCGGCGAGCGACGCGATGGCCGGCGACCGGGTCGGCGGCGAGTTCGTCTTCGACGAGCTGCGACGCCTCCCGCTCCTGGAGCGCGACCTCGCCCACCTCGTCGGCCCGGACTGGCGCGCGACGATCTCGCCGCTCGCCCCCACTCGCGAGTACGTCGCCCGGATCCGCGAAGCGTCTTCGTGGGCCGGCGGGTACGTGGCCCACCACTACACGCGCTACCTCGGCGACATCGCCGGCGGCCAGGTCATCCGGCGGACGCTCGAGAAGAACTACGACGTCGCCGAGGCGGGTGCGCTCTTCTACCACTTCGACGGCATCGGCAGCGCCCCTCGCTTCCGGGACCAGTACCGGGCGAAGCTGGACAATGCGCCCTGGGACGACGCCGAGCGCGCCCGCGTGATCGACGAGACGCTGGTGGCGTTCGAGTGCAACGGCGCCGTGTTCGACGAGCTGGCGCTGCGGCTCGACGAGTTCCGCGCCTGA